One Marinibacterium anthonyi genomic region harbors:
- the aphA_1 gene encoding Acetylpolyamine aminohydrolase has product MRIFHSETHRLHFPQGELNGGELVTPFERPSRVEYVLRRLQEQGLTDIVAPAAPDMGPIAALCDPGYLEFLETAWDQWVAEGFRGEIIAASFPARRMQTARPPRNIDGKAGYYALASETAITRGTWQAALGSAACAQSATAEVIGGARAAFALCRPPGHHATADMYGGYCFINNAALAANALRASGAGRVAILDIDFHHGNGTQDIFYGDGDVFFASLHGAPEDAFPYFLGYADETGSGAGEGATANYPMAPGTPYADWSRALDDAIAKIRAHGAEALVVSLGVDAYKDDPISFFKLDSPDFMDAGRRIAGLGLPTVFCMEGGYAIEAVGINTVNVLEGFEGA; this is encoded by the coding sequence ATGCGCATCTTTCATTCCGAAACCCACCGCCTGCATTTCCCCCAAGGAGAGCTGAACGGCGGCGAACTTGTCACCCCCTTCGAACGGCCCAGCCGCGTGGAATACGTGCTGCGGCGGCTGCAGGAACAGGGGCTGACCGACATCGTGGCCCCCGCCGCGCCGGACATGGGCCCCATCGCCGCGCTGTGCGATCCGGGCTACCTGGAATTCCTGGAAACCGCCTGGGATCAATGGGTTGCCGAAGGGTTCCGGGGCGAGATCATCGCCGCCTCCTTCCCGGCCCGGCGGATGCAGACCGCGCGGCCGCCGCGCAATATCGACGGCAAGGCGGGCTATTACGCACTGGCCTCGGAAACCGCGATCACGCGCGGCACGTGGCAAGCCGCCCTGGGATCGGCCGCCTGCGCGCAATCGGCCACGGCCGAGGTGATCGGCGGCGCGCGTGCGGCTTTTGCGCTTTGCCGACCCCCCGGGCACCATGCGACGGCGGACATGTACGGCGGGTACTGCTTCATCAACAACGCCGCGCTGGCGGCCAATGCGCTGCGGGCGTCCGGCGCGGGCCGGGTGGCGATCCTGGACATCGACTTTCACCACGGCAACGGCACCCAGGACATCTTCTACGGCGACGGCGACGTGTTCTTCGCCTCGCTCCACGGCGCGCCCGAAGACGCGTTCCCCTACTTCCTGGGCTACGCGGACGAGACCGGGTCAGGCGCGGGCGAAGGCGCCACGGCGAACTACCCGATGGCCCCGGGCACGCCCTACGCGGACTGGTCCAGGGCGCTGGACGACGCCATCGCGAAGATCCGTGCGCACGGGGCCGAAGCGCTGGTCGTCTCGCTGGGGGTCGATGCGTACAAAGACGACCCGATTTCCTTCTTCAAGCTCGACAGCCCGGATTTCATGGATGCCGGCCGGCGGATCGCCGGCCTGGGCCTGCCGACGGTCTTCTGCATGGAAGGCGGCTATGCGATCGAGGCGGTGGGCATCAACACCGTCAACGTCCTGGAAGGCTTCGAAGGGGCGTAG
- the apc3_9 gene encoding Acetophenone carboxylase gamma subunit gives MLRLGIDVGGTNTDAVVMDGDKVLSGIKAPTSEDVTTGVVQALEGAIAAAGIDRAQIGNVMIGTTHFTNAVIERRHLSRVAAVRLGLPATACLPPTVDWPEDLKFVVDRHGYLVHGGYEFDGREIAPLDEAELIRIAGEVRDNGLKAIAVTCVFGPINAAMEQRAAEIFAEHCPGVPVVLSTEIGRIGILERESAAIMNASLLQLADKTVNAFGKALADAGLTCPFHITQNDGTLMAAETVKRFPVLTFASGPTNSMRGAAFLTGVKEAIVVDIGGTTTDVGALHLGFPRQAATVVDVGGVRTNFRMPDVFSIGLGGGSHVAENGAKVGPQSVGYRITEAALVFGGDTLTTTDIAVAGGKAAVGDPGRVGALAPDMVTAALNTITSMLENAVERSRVSPDPIPVIAVGGGSILMPDRLGDLDVIRPENFAVANAVGAAIAQISGEVDRVFALEKGLTREACLAQAESEATENAVAAGAVRDTIQVIEREDVPLAYLPGNATRIHVKVVGEMGASHA, from the coding sequence TTGCTGAGACTTGGAATTGACGTGGGCGGCACGAATACCGACGCGGTCGTGATGGATGGCGACAAGGTGCTTTCGGGCATCAAGGCGCCGACGTCCGAGGACGTGACCACCGGCGTCGTGCAGGCGCTGGAAGGCGCCATCGCCGCCGCCGGGATCGACCGGGCGCAGATCGGCAACGTGATGATCGGCACCACCCATTTCACCAACGCGGTGATCGAACGGCGCCACCTCAGCCGGGTCGCCGCCGTGCGCCTGGGCCTGCCCGCCACCGCCTGCCTGCCGCCCACCGTCGACTGGCCCGAGGACCTGAAGTTCGTCGTGGACCGCCACGGTTATCTTGTCCACGGCGGCTATGAATTCGACGGCCGCGAGATCGCGCCGCTGGACGAGGCGGAACTGATCCGCATCGCCGGCGAGGTGCGCGACAACGGGCTGAAGGCCATCGCCGTCACCTGCGTCTTTGGCCCGATCAACGCGGCGATGGAACAGCGCGCCGCTGAAATCTTCGCCGAACATTGCCCCGGCGTGCCGGTGGTCCTGTCCACGGAAATCGGCCGCATCGGCATCCTGGAACGGGAATCCGCCGCGATCATGAACGCCTCGCTGTTGCAGCTGGCGGACAAGACGGTGAACGCCTTCGGCAAGGCGCTGGCCGATGCCGGGCTGACCTGCCCCTTCCACATCACCCAGAACGACGGCACGCTGATGGCGGCCGAAACGGTCAAGCGCTTCCCGGTGCTGACCTTCGCTTCGGGCCCCACGAATTCCATGCGCGGGGCGGCATTTCTGACCGGCGTGAAGGAAGCGATCGTGGTTGACATCGGCGGCACGACCACCGATGTCGGAGCTCTGCACCTCGGATTTCCGCGTCAGGCGGCCACGGTCGTCGACGTCGGCGGGGTGCGCACCAACTTCCGTATGCCGGATGTCTTCTCGATCGGCCTCGGCGGCGGGTCTCACGTTGCAGAGAACGGCGCGAAGGTAGGTCCCCAGTCGGTGGGATACCGCATCACGGAAGCAGCCCTCGTGTTCGGGGGCGACACGCTGACCACAACGGATATCGCTGTGGCTGGCGGAAAGGCGGCGGTGGGCGATCCCGGGCGGGTTGGCGCTTTGGCTCCGGATATGGTCACCGCCGCGCTGAATACCATCACCTCGATGCTGGAGAACGCCGTGGAACGGTCGCGGGTGTCGCCCGATCCGATCCCGGTGATCGCGGTGGGCGGCGGATCGATCCTGATGCCCGACCGGCTGGGCGACCTGGACGTCATCCGCCCCGAGAATTTCGCCGTGGCCAATGCCGTGGGCGCCGCCATCGCCCAGATCTCGGGCGAGGTCGACCGGGTCTTTGCGCTGGAAAAGGGCCTGACGCGCGAAGCCTGCCTGGCCCAGGCCGAATCCGAAGCCACCGAGAACGCCGTTGCGGCCGGTGCGGTGCGCGACACGATCCAGGTGATCGAACGCGAGGACGTGCCGCTGGCCTACCTGCCGGGCAACGCCACGCGCATCCATGTCAAGGTCGTCGGAGAGATGGGGGCATCCCATGCCTGA
- a CDS encoding hypothetical protein (putative conserved protein), whose product MGYDVTPDDLDAIALGGAFMGTGGGGDPYIGKLMARNALIQNGNVRVIDADEVDDDTLCVPVFMMGAPTVMVEKLPSGDEILKALSELERFLGQKAGALICVEAGGLNSTIPYAVAATTGLPLIDGDGMGRAFPELQMVSFTLHDIAATPLALADDKGNSTLFSTIDNAWTERLARAVTVQMGGAALVAAYPMTGAQMKASILRGTMSLLREIGQTILSSRARSEHPGPALRTMLKGEHLFTGRVVDVERATTGGFARGTLHVRGVDAFHGQEMIVRFQNEFLMAETAAGEVICSTPDLICALDADMGMPVTTEQLRYGLMIELTGVPSDPQWRTPAGIALAGPGYFGYDHTFHPLGG is encoded by the coding sequence ATGGGATATGACGTTACGCCCGACGACCTGGACGCCATCGCGCTTGGCGGCGCCTTCATGGGCACCGGGGGCGGGGGCGATCCCTATATCGGCAAGCTGATGGCGCGCAACGCGTTGATCCAGAACGGCAATGTGCGGGTCATCGATGCCGACGAGGTGGACGACGACACGCTCTGCGTGCCGGTCTTCATGATGGGCGCGCCGACGGTGATGGTCGAAAAGCTGCCCTCGGGCGACGAGATCCTGAAGGCGCTGTCGGAACTGGAACGCTTCCTTGGGCAAAAGGCCGGCGCGCTGATCTGTGTCGAGGCGGGCGGGCTGAATTCCACCATCCCCTATGCGGTCGCCGCCACCACCGGCCTGCCGCTGATCGACGGCGACGGCATGGGGCGGGCTTTCCCTGAACTGCAGATGGTCAGCTTTACCCTGCACGACATCGCCGCGACGCCGCTGGCGCTGGCCGATGACAAGGGGAATTCCACGCTGTTTTCCACCATCGACAATGCCTGGACCGAACGGCTGGCGCGCGCGGTCACCGTGCAGATGGGCGGCGCGGCACTGGTCGCGGCCTATCCGATGACGGGGGCGCAGATGAAGGCGTCGATCCTGCGGGGAACCATGTCGCTGCTGCGCGAGATCGGGCAGACCATCCTGTCGTCGCGCGCCCGGTCGGAACATCCCGGACCGGCGTTGCGGACCATGCTGAAGGGCGAACACCTGTTCACCGGCCGGGTGGTCGACGTCGAACGCGCCACCACCGGCGGATTTGCCCGGGGCACCCTGCACGTGCGCGGCGTCGACGCCTTCCACGGGCAGGAGATGATCGTGCGCTTCCAGAACGAATTCCTGATGGCCGAGACGGCGGCGGGCGAGGTGATCTGTTCCACGCCCGACCTGATCTGCGCGCTGGATGCGGACATGGGCATGCCAGTGACCACCGAACAGCTGCGCTATGGGCTGATGATCGAACTGACCGGCGTGCCATCCGATCCCCAGTGGCGCACGCCCGCGGGCATCGCGCTCGCCGGGCCGGGGTACTTTGGCTACGACCACACGTTTCACCCGCTTGGCGGGTGA
- the siaT_18 gene encoding Neu5Ac permease: MTILLILAALFALLLLGVPVAFALGGLGLGMLMLGGFSPLMAPQGILSTLDGFILLAVPLFLLMSNVLLKGGVGRDLFAAVQAWVGHWPGGLAVATILSCALFAAISGSSVATAATIGTVAIPEMISRGYDKRFVYGLLAAGGTLGILIPPSIPMIVYGFVTEQSVIALFLGGIAPGALLIVLFVVFSMLYSRFSQAYTPMPRASWPERMAATKRALPSVALALLVIIGLYSGAFTPTEGAAVGFAAAVAITAFWLRSLTLAAFWEAIRESALTTVAILMIIAGAKVFGKAIALYRIPQDVSVFLSQTFDGPLGFIIAVSVVLILMGLVFEAMSMILIMTPVLLPSVMRLGFDPVWFGIYMVIMVEIALITPPVGLNLYVIQSVARTSLGQVARGVWPFLVLMLVTVAALYVVPDLALYIPFKW; encoded by the coding sequence ATGACCATCCTGCTGATCCTTGCCGCGCTGTTCGCACTGCTGCTGCTGGGCGTGCCGGTGGCCTTCGCCCTGGGCGGCCTGGGCCTGGGCATGCTGATGCTGGGGGGCTTTTCGCCGCTGATGGCGCCGCAGGGCATCCTTTCCACGCTGGACGGGTTCATCCTGCTGGCGGTGCCGCTGTTCCTGTTGATGTCCAACGTGCTGCTGAAGGGCGGGGTGGGGCGGGACCTGTTCGCCGCCGTGCAGGCCTGGGTCGGCCACTGGCCCGGCGGGCTGGCGGTCGCCACCATCCTCTCCTGCGCTCTCTTCGCCGCGATTTCGGGATCTTCGGTGGCGACGGCGGCCACGATCGGCACCGTGGCCATCCCCGAGATGATCTCGCGCGGGTACGACAAGCGCTTTGTCTATGGCTTGCTGGCGGCCGGGGGCACGTTGGGCATCCTGATCCCGCCGTCGATCCCGATGATCGTCTACGGCTTCGTCACCGAACAATCGGTCATCGCACTGTTCCTGGGCGGCATCGCCCCCGGCGCGCTGCTGATCGTGCTCTTCGTTGTCTTCTCCATGCTCTACAGCCGGTTCTCGCAGGCCTACACGCCGATGCCCCGCGCCAGCTGGCCCGAGCGCATGGCCGCCACCAAGCGGGCGCTGCCGTCGGTCGCGCTGGCGCTGCTGGTGATCATCGGGCTCTACTCGGGGGCCTTCACGCCCACCGAAGGCGCCGCCGTGGGCTTTGCCGCCGCCGTGGCCATCACCGCCTTCTGGCTGCGCAGCCTCACCCTGGCGGCCTTCTGGGAGGCGATCCGCGAAAGCGCGCTGACCACGGTGGCGATCCTGATGATCATCGCCGGCGCCAAGGTGTTCGGGAAGGCCATCGCGCTGTACCGGATCCCGCAGGACGTGTCGGTCTTCCTGTCGCAGACCTTCGACGGGCCGCTGGGCTTCATCATCGCGGTGTCGGTGGTGCTGATCCTGATGGGGCTGGTGTTCGAGGCGATGTCGATGATCCTGATCATGACGCCGGTTCTGTTGCCATCTGTCATGCGGCTGGGCTTTGACCCGGTCTGGTTCGGCATCTACATGGTGATCATGGTGGAAATCGCCCTGATCACCCCGCCCGTGGGGCTGAACCTGTACGTCATCCAATCCGTGGCGCGGACCTCGCTGGGCCAGGTGGCCCGGGGTGTCTGGCCCTTCCTCGTCCTGATGCTCGTGACCGTGGCGGCGTTGTACGTCGTGCCCGATCTTGCGCTCTACATCCCGTTCAAATGGTGA
- the ddpA_3 gene encoding putative D,D-dipeptide-binding periplasmic protein DdpA precursor, translated as MKLSRTFAALAATTMLTAPAWAEVAITVNATQVFGTIDPAKVNDYTEYMGAVNLYDGLTTLDTAGSIVPQLADSWEVSDDNLTYTFTLKDGATFQDGSPVEASDVVYSVKRLLALNEGPSHLFVGLVDPDAVEAVDAKTVKIGLTKVFAPFLSTTPLLLVLNEDAVKAASDEEWGEDAVGAASFGAGPYGLASWNRGSELVMDRYDDYHAGWNKGTPIDTIRFVITNDEATVKALASSGELAFSANAHANETFEAIAAMDGYRVEEIPTATGFYIKMNTKIAPTDDVHVRRAIQYATDYDTIRSVIYPGAEMTGPLAPAFADALSTDLPAPEYNLEKAREELAKSKYAGQDLTISHTYVAGLSFEEDIALLMQANLESIGVTLDLKPEPWNRITELAGSPETTPATTQVFNGPSYPSPDSVFYVQYDSASAGTWASMEWQQDPEIDALIEQSRATTDVDAQNALYKEIQAKLVDSASDVYMLVQQKRHAMSDCLQGYGFKPMMSWDYDFSTMYWTCE; from the coding sequence ATGAAACTTAGCAGAACCTTCGCAGCGCTGGCTGCCACCACCATGTTGACCGCCCCGGCCTGGGCCGAGGTCGCCATCACCGTCAACGCCACCCAGGTCTTTGGCACGATCGACCCGGCCAAGGTGAACGACTACACCGAATACATGGGCGCGGTGAACCTCTATGACGGGCTGACCACGCTCGACACCGCGGGCTCCATCGTGCCGCAACTGGCCGACAGCTGGGAGGTGTCGGACGACAACCTGACCTACACCTTCACGCTCAAGGACGGCGCCACCTTCCAGGACGGATCGCCCGTCGAAGCATCCGACGTGGTCTATTCAGTCAAGCGCCTGCTGGCCCTGAACGAAGGCCCGTCGCACCTGTTCGTCGGCCTCGTCGATCCCGATGCGGTCGAGGCGGTGGATGCGAAAACCGTCAAGATCGGCCTGACCAAGGTCTTCGCGCCGTTCCTGTCGACCACGCCGCTGCTGCTGGTGCTGAACGAAGACGCGGTCAAGGCCGCCTCGGACGAGGAATGGGGCGAGGATGCCGTGGGCGCGGCCAGCTTCGGCGCCGGGCCCTATGGTCTGGCCAGCTGGAACCGGGGGTCGGAACTGGTGATGGACCGCTACGACGATTACCACGCCGGCTGGAACAAGGGCACGCCGATCGACACGATCCGCTTTGTGATCACAAATGACGAAGCCACCGTGAAGGCGCTGGCCAGCTCCGGCGAACTGGCATTTTCGGCCAACGCCCACGCGAACGAGACCTTCGAGGCCATCGCCGCCATGGACGGTTACCGGGTCGAGGAGATCCCCACCGCGACCGGCTTCTACATCAAGATGAACACCAAGATCGCGCCGACCGACGACGTGCACGTGCGCCGCGCGATCCAGTACGCGACAGATTACGACACGATCCGGTCCGTCATCTACCCGGGCGCCGAGATGACCGGCCCGCTGGCCCCGGCCTTTGCCGACGCGCTGAGCACCGATCTGCCGGCGCCCGAATACAACCTTGAAAAGGCCAGGGAAGAGCTGGCGAAATCCAAGTATGCCGGCCAGGATCTGACCATCTCGCACACCTATGTGGCGGGCCTGTCGTTCGAGGAAGACATCGCGCTGCTGATGCAGGCCAACCTGGAATCCATCGGCGTCACGCTGGACCTGAAACCGGAACCCTGGAACCGCATCACCGAACTGGCCGGTTCGCCGGAAACCACGCCGGCCACCACGCAGGTTTTCAACGGCCCGTCCTATCCCTCGCCGGATTCGGTGTTCTACGTGCAATACGATTCCGCTTCGGCCGGCACCTGGGCGTCGATGGAATGGCAGCAGGATCCCGAGATCGACGCGCTGATCGAACAATCCCGCGCCACCACGGACGTGGACGCGCAGAACGCGCTCTACAAGGAAATCCAGGCCAAGCTCGTCGACAGCGCGTCCGACGTCTACATGCTGGTCCAGCAAAAGCGCCACGCCATGAGCGATTGCCTGCAGGGCTACGGTTTCAAGCCGATGATGAGCTGGGATTACGACTTTTCCACCATGTACTGGACCTGCGAGTAA
- a CDS encoding TRAP-type C4-dicarboxylate transport system, small permease component, protein MSLIPLMSRVAGMIGAVLLALTGAMLTYEVIARYFFTRPTIWAAELSQLCLIWGCLLAMAHVLALRHHITVNAVTGLLPRGVQTACVAFALAFVLVFSLIVTWWGWDIFHDSWVRGRTTGSLLDLPAWVAELPVPVGFALLSLQCIAELAGLRASGLITLGSSHE, encoded by the coding sequence ATGTCCCTGATACCCCTGATGTCCCGCGTGGCGGGCATGATCGGCGCCGTGCTGCTGGCGCTGACCGGCGCGATGCTGACCTACGAGGTCATCGCGCGCTATTTCTTCACCCGTCCGACGATCTGGGCGGCCGAGCTCAGCCAGCTTTGCCTGATCTGGGGCTGCCTGCTGGCCATGGCCCATGTGCTGGCCTTGCGCCACCACATCACCGTCAACGCGGTGACCGGCCTGCTGCCGCGCGGCGTCCAGACGGCCTGTGTCGCCTTCGCGCTGGCCTTCGTGCTGGTCTTTTCGCTGATCGTCACGTGGTGGGGCTGGGACATCTTTCATGACAGCTGGGTCCGGGGGCGCACCACCGGATCGCTGCTGGACCTGCCGGCCTGGGTGGCGGAACTTCCGGTGCCCGTCGGGTTCGCGCTGCTGTCGCTGCAATGCATCGCCGAACTGGCCGGGCTGCGCGCCTCGGGCCTCATCACGCTGGGGAGCAGCCACGAATGA
- the dctP_5 gene encoding C4-dicarboxylate-binding periplasmic protein precursor, whose translation MKTILLGAALGALIAGACAAQDKMRISLQLPLTSHLGENLSLFEKEVEERTNGAIDVEIYDSATLYKDKEVPAAVGAGSIEAGVASLTRYVGDAPVVDVFYMPFLFNSEDKVRAAVADGSTVREVIEEEVAKTGGQILYWQAYGGAVLLSQGDPILRPEDLKGKKVRVFGKTLGDFVSAAGGAPTLISGSEQYLAYQRGTVDVGMTGVSGVKSRQLWEVMDTITVTNHADIEFVVVVNTDWWNGLSPEIRGQIEEAAAVAQEDVRDRMAQIEAEAYAAAEENGMTVVTLSDDDLAAWKAVMQPVYDSYLAGTGEAGQKILDSVAE comes from the coding sequence ATGAAGACCATTCTGCTCGGCGCCGCTCTCGGCGCCCTGATCGCGGGCGCATGCGCGGCCCAGGACAAGATGCGGATCTCGCTGCAGCTGCCGCTGACCAGCCACCTGGGCGAGAACCTGTCGCTGTTCGAAAAGGAAGTCGAGGAACGCACCAATGGCGCCATCGACGTCGAGATCTACGACAGCGCCACGCTTTACAAGGACAAGGAAGTCCCCGCCGCCGTGGGCGCCGGATCGATCGAGGCCGGGGTGGCGTCGCTGACCCGCTACGTGGGCGATGCGCCGGTGGTCGATGTGTTCTACATGCCGTTCCTGTTCAATTCCGAAGACAAGGTGCGCGCGGCGGTCGCCGATGGCAGCACCGTGCGCGAGGTGATCGAGGAAGAGGTCGCCAAGACCGGGGGCCAGATCCTGTACTGGCAGGCCTATGGCGGCGCGGTCCTGCTGTCGCAGGGCGATCCGATCCTGCGGCCCGAGGACCTGAAGGGCAAGAAGGTGCGGGTCTTCGGCAAGACGCTGGGCGATTTCGTGTCCGCCGCCGGGGGCGCGCCGACACTGATTTCGGGATCCGAACAATACCTGGCCTACCAGCGCGGCACGGTCGATGTCGGCATGACCGGCGTGTCGGGCGTGAAATCGCGCCAGCTGTGGGAGGTGATGGACACGATCACCGTGACCAACCATGCCGACATCGAATTCGTCGTCGTGGTGAACACCGACTGGTGGAACGGCTTGTCGCCCGAGATCCGCGGCCAGATCGAAGAGGCCGCCGCCGTCGCCCAGGAAGACGTGCGCGACCGCATGGCCCAGATCGAAGCCGAGGCCTATGCCGCCGCCGAAGAGAACGGGATGACCGTCGTGACGCTGTCGGACGATGACCTGGCCGCCTGGAAGGCCGTCATGCAGCCGGTTTACGACAGCTACCTCGCCGGCACCGGCGAAGCGGGGCAGAAGATCCTCGACAGCGTCGCTGAATGA
- a CDS encoding 2,3-dimethylmalate lyase produces the protein MVKDMLPADTLRALLAQDACHIMPCCFDALSAKLIQQEGYPLTFMSGFAASASRIGAPDLGLMSYSEVLDQARNITDAIDIPLIGDGDTGYGNAMNVRRTVAGFAKAGCASVMIEDQLAPKRCGHTPGKAVVSRDEAFDRIRAAVDERHALRARGRDILILARTDARHEHGLGEAIERAAMFAELGADILFVEAPRDVDEMTRVCADLPGPKMANIVEGGQTPDLSNAELRDIGYSIAAYPLSLMASAMQAMVTTLRAMRQDQRPGQMDFVELRKRIGFDDYYEASEAYASSRR, from the coding sequence ATGGTGAAAGACATGCTTCCTGCCGACACGCTGCGCGCCCTGCTGGCGCAAGACGCCTGCCATATCATGCCCTGCTGCTTCGACGCCCTGTCGGCGAAGCTGATCCAGCAGGAGGGTTATCCGCTGACCTTCATGTCGGGCTTCGCCGCCTCGGCCAGCCGGATCGGCGCGCCGGACCTTGGGCTGATGAGCTACAGCGAGGTGCTGGACCAGGCGCGCAACATCACCGATGCCATCGACATCCCGCTGATCGGCGATGGCGACACCGGCTATGGCAACGCGATGAACGTGCGCCGGACGGTGGCGGGGTTCGCCAAGGCGGGCTGTGCCTCGGTCATGATCGAGGATCAGCTGGCGCCGAAGCGCTGCGGCCATACGCCCGGCAAGGCGGTGGTGTCGCGCGACGAGGCGTTCGACCGGATCCGGGCGGCGGTGGACGAACGTCATGCCTTGCGGGCCCGGGGGCGCGACATCCTGATCCTGGCGCGCACGGATGCGCGCCATGAACACGGGCTGGGCGAGGCGATCGAGCGGGCGGCGATGTTTGCCGAGCTTGGGGCCGATATCCTGTTCGTCGAGGCGCCCAGGGACGTGGACGAGATGACCCGCGTCTGTGCCGACCTGCCGGGGCCGAAGATGGCCAATATCGTGGAAGGCGGGCAGACGCCGGACCTGAGCAATGCCGAGCTGCGCGATATCGGCTATTCCATCGCCGCCTACCCGCTGTCGCTGATGGCCTCGGCGATGCAGGCCATGGTCACCACCTTGCGTGCGATGCGGCAGGACCAGCGGCCCGGGCAGATGGATTTCGTGGAACTGCGCAAGCGGATCGGGTTTGACGATTATTACGAGGCGTCAGAGGCCTATGCATCGTCCCGGCGATGA
- a CDS encoding hypothetical protein (putative conserved protein), producing the protein MPDTAVKDLAYDPADLWVLDHDDLRALEIGAGILGTGGGGNPYIGRLRAEQAMREGFKLTVLPHQKIADDALCVSLGGIGAPVVGIERIREGREGLRCVRVLEEHMGVRVDAIACEEIGGSNSMEPLLVGAFAGLPVIDCDGMGRAFPEMQMTTYSIYGHRSTPSAMCDVHGNAVIFQHAASEIWHERMARATVVSQGGASTLASAPMRGAFVKQFGIPNSYTQAVNLGHAVIRAQKAHDDPIAEICRVEKGRMLFTGKISDLKRHLMGGFVRGEVQLSGIDRHNGETGSVLIQNENLVFHHDGQMECCVPDLILVLDVDTGEAITTEMLRYGQRVAIVALPCHDLLRSAQALDVVGPAAFGLDVTYAPLKGV; encoded by the coding sequence ATGCCTGACACTGCTGTGAAGGACCTGGCCTATGACCCCGCCGATCTGTGGGTGCTGGACCACGACGACCTGCGCGCGCTGGAAATCGGCGCGGGGATCCTGGGCACCGGGGGCGGGGGCAACCCCTATATCGGCCGGCTGCGCGCCGAACAGGCGATGCGCGAAGGCTTCAAGCTGACCGTGCTGCCGCACCAGAAGATCGCCGATGACGCGCTGTGCGTGTCCCTGGGCGGGATCGGGGCGCCGGTGGTCGGTATCGAACGTATCCGCGAAGGGCGTGAAGGGCTGCGCTGTGTGCGTGTGCTGGAAGAGCATATGGGCGTGCGGGTCGATGCCATCGCCTGCGAGGAAATCGGCGGATCCAATTCCATGGAACCGCTGCTGGTCGGCGCCTTTGCCGGCCTGCCGGTGATCGACTGCGACGGCATGGGCCGGGCGTTCCCGGAAATGCAGATGACCACCTATTCGATCTACGGCCACCGTTCGACCCCCTCGGCCATGTGCGACGTGCACGGCAACGCGGTGATCTTCCAGCACGCGGCGTCCGAGATCTGGCACGAACGCATGGCGCGGGCGACGGTGGTGTCGCAGGGCGGGGCATCCACCCTGGCCTCGGCGCCGATGCGGGGCGCCTTCGTCAAGCAGTTCGGCATCCCCAATTCCTACACCCAGGCCGTCAACCTTGGCCACGCGGTGATCCGCGCGCAAAAGGCCCATGACGATCCCATCGCCGAGATCTGCCGGGTGGAAAAGGGGCGCATGCTGTTCACCGGCAAGATCAGCGACCTGAAACGCCACCTGATGGGCGGGTTCGTCCGGGGCGAGGTGCAGCTGTCGGGCATCGACAGGCACAACGGCGAGACCGGATCGGTCCTGATCCAGAACGAGAACCTGGTGTTTCACCACGACGGCCAGATGGAATGCTGCGTGCCCGACCTGATCCTGGTGCTGGACGTCGACACGGGCGAGGCGATCACCACCGAGATGCTGCGCTATGGCCAGCGCGTCGCCATCGTGGCGCTGCCCTGCCACGACCTGCTGCGCTCTGCCCAGGCGCTGGATGTGGTCGGGCCCGCGGCCTTTGGCCTTGATGTCACCTATGCACCGCTGAAGGGGGTCTGA